Below is a genomic region from Ancylomarina subtilis.
CCCTGCTTTAATGTATTTAAAGCCAAGCGCTTCAGTCACTTTCGCTATATTCGCACTATCTGAGGTGAAAAATCGCCAGCCATCCTCTGTATTCTGATTCGTAATCAAACTCTGGTAATTCTTTTTCTTTTTGATAGCCAGATCAATTTTCTCACGTGGATCAAATCCAATTGTGAACACCTGGTAATCCTCTCCCAGTTTCATATCCAACTTTTGAATCACATCAGCAATACCATCCATCAAAGGGGTACAAATTCCCGGACATCTGAAATAAACAAAAATCAAAGCCGTCGGTTTATCAATCTGATCCTTTAAATTGACCATCTCTCCATTCTCGTTCATCAACTGAATATCAGATGGAACAAATTCATCAAGATGCTCTATAATTCCAACTTCTACTTTCTTCTCAACATCCTGACCAAACAAAATCTGCAAGTGTAGAAAACAGGCAAAAAATAACAAAAGTGATAATTTCATTTGAACTCCTCCTTGTATTAATACGATGAGATAATTGAATTAAAACTTGATTACCTTTAAATATAATAAATAATACTTGCAGCTGAAAAATAAATCACAACTACTTCTGAAACAAGACATAAAATAACATCAAAACCTATAATACATGCCTGTTTGAAATTCAAATTAAATTGATTATTATTTGCAATAATTTGCGGTATTATACCCTGTAAAGAATTTGAAAGATATAATCCAAACAATGAAAATATCAAAACCTTTATGGCAGCTATTTAAAGCACATTGGTATCAGAGAAAATCAACTTATTTTTAGAAATAAAACGCAATCTACAATGACAAAACTCAGATTCATATTTATTATCCTTTCGGTATTTTCAGTTTTTTCGTGCACCAATACTGAGAAAAAATCAATCACTACCAATAAGACAATCTCAAAGCAGGAAATGGAACTGGGAGGGCAAATATTCAGGGCCAAATGTATGAACTGTCACAAAATAAACGGAGAAGGCCTGAAACGCACCTATCCCCCTCTAGCCAAGTCCGATTATTTGAAAAACAATATTGAAGATGCAGTTCGAATGGTTAAATTTGGGAGTAGTGAGAAAATAAAAGTCAATGGTGTGACATACCAATCGTATATGCCCGAGTCGGGACTCAGCGATGAGGATTTAAGACTGGTTTTTAATTACATCCTAAATTCATGGGGCAACGAATATGGCAACCTGGATCTCGAAACAATAAAAGCAATCAAAAAGAAAAGATAGAAAACAGTTTTGCAACTCTAATCTATCTTATGGTATTGACTAACTATAAAAATCGCGATCAGGTCTGAATCACACTTGGTTTAAACAATTCATGATTTTTGCGTATTTGTTTAACCGATAGAATCTGAAATGTTTCTTCTCCTGTAATTTCACTTATTTTACGCACTGCCCGTTTACTCGATTTGTAGTGTTTCGGGAAATGACAGCTTTTGTATTTTTTTCCACTATTACAATAACACTTCTCATTACGTTCAATTTTCACATAATAAAAATTTTCAGTATCAGAACGAAACAGGCTAAGGACGGCATCTAGAAAGTTCATAATATTTAGGTTTATTTGGGTTAATTCATTTCTTTAAATTAAGAGTAATCTTTAACAAAATCAAATAAAAAAAATGAGTCAAAACGGATTCTCCATTTTGACTCATTTTTTATTTATCTCAACTTTAGACTAATGACAACAGGATGGCACAGTCTCTTCCGCTTGTTCAACAGGAATTGTCATGGCTTTCTCCGGTGGACTTAAATAAGGAATCCCCAAGCTCAGTCCTCGAAGGATAAATAGAATACCTATAAATACAATGGCATATGGAATGACACGTGTCAGCTTTTTACGAAGCTCCACAGTAATCAAATTGCCAATTAATGATACAGCTAATAACATAGGAATGGTACCCAAGCCAAAAACAAACATAAATAAACTCCCACTATAAAATGAACCTGTAGCAATGGCACCCGCAATTGCAAAATAAACCAAACCACAAGGCAGCAGACCATTCAACAAACCAATCAGAAACAAAGAAAAATGACTGCTTTGTGTGAATAATTTTCTTAAACCAACTTTAACTTTGCCTACGAATCCAAATACGGATTTTTCAGTGTCGAATCTGTTTTTATACAGATTAGGTGCCAAAACAGATACAATCATGATAGCTCCCATAATAATGGATACCCATTGCTGAAAACCACTCATCACAAGTCCCTGTCCCAACAGACCAAAAACAGCTCCCATAAGGGCATAGGTAACGGCCCGACCAAGATTATAAATAAGTCCGCCTAATATTCGAATGAACCACGAATCCGTTTTCAATGGTATAGCCAAAGCAATAGGACCACACATCCCCACACAATGAAAACTACCCAAAAGACCAAGAGTCAGTGCTGATAAATAAATCATCTTATTATATTTTATAATTCATTGAGTCTAATATTACTTTGAAAGATAAATTGCTTCTTCCTGATAATACGCTTTATTCTGATGTGTCCAATCGATCTTCACCGCGTATCGCCCCTTAATCAATCTATCTGCATTAAATTCCTGAAGACCTGAAGCATCTAAATTAATGTCTGAACGCAAATCATGATCTGAATTTGATGGCCGATAAAAGATAACACTACCCATCACATCTGTTCTCATATTCTCAGGAAACTGAACTTTTATCATGCCCGCATTCTGAGAAATGACAACTTTGTCTTTCAAAGCCTGTGCATTTTTTATCTTATCAATCTGAGCCTGATATTTCATTTCCTGAGGATAATAATCCTTAGAAACCAAATTGATATCCTGGGTGGTACTGAAACCAACAAAACACAAAATACCAATCACATATACCGAAATAAACATAGCAAGTTTACTTCCCCAACTTAATTTTTTCATATCGTAAATTCTAGAATACTAATTAGGCCCCACAAAAGTTAGATCTACTTTTTCTATAAGTCTATCTTTTGCATAAACGCCAACTTGTATATGTGTCTTATCTGTTAATACAGATTTTTTGGGAAACTTAGCAAAGAATGTGCCTTCATGTATTGAACTTGCAGCTGCATTGAATGTTTCTCCAATAATCTGAATCTCTCCTTCCCCACCAAGAATCTTAAACTCGACAGGTAAATCTTCAGTTGTTTTATTCACAATTTTAAAACTGTACATATTGCTAATAATTCCTTCTGAGGGTTCCTGATACATCAGACCAGGTGTGCGTAGGATAATCGCTTCCAGATCGCTCCTTGAAGCAAACAAACCCACCACAACACAAAGCAAAACAGCAAGTACACTGGTGTAAGCAATCTTTCTGGCCGGCCATTTTTTCTTAATCCCTTCCGCAATATTTTTCTCTGAATCGAAACGAATCAAGCCCTTAGGCTTCCCTTGCCAAGCCATTACAGAATTACAGGCATCAATACAGGCTGTACAATTGATACATTCAAGCTGTGTCCCGTCACGAACATCAATTCCGGTTGGACACACATCAACACAATCATAACAGTCGATACAATCGCCCTTGTTCTCAGCTTCTCTATCCTCTCCAGCCTCCAGTGGAGCTCTCTCCTCACCTCGTTTGTAATCATAGGCTACCACAATGGTATTTGAGTCCAGTAAGACACCTTGCAAACGGCCGTAAGGGCAAATCATTGCACAAACTTGTTCTCTCAGTCTTGAGAAAACGAGATACATCACTGTAGAAAAAAACAATAAGGCAATAAATAGAATAGAATTACTTGATGGTGTGTGCCATAAATCAATTACAAAATCAACACCTCGTATATATGATAAAAAGGTACTCGAAATGGCCAGACAAATCAGGTAAAACAAAGTATGCTTACTTGTTTTCTTTATGAATTTCTCAGGATTCATTGACTGAGCATTCAACTTACGTTGTTGCTGAGGCGTTCCTTCGATCAAATACTCTATTCGACGAAAAATAAATTCCAGAAATACCGTTTGAGGACATGCCCAACCACACCAAATTCGACCATAACTAACCGTAAAGAGAACAATGAAAACAAAAAGAGTAATCATCGAAAAAAGAAAGATATGGAAATCCTGGGGCCAAAAATGAACCCCCAAAAGTATAAACTTTCTCTCAATGACATTAAGCAAAATCAAAGGATCCCCATTCAGCTTAATAAACGGAGTTACAAAAAGAATAGTCAATAAGAAGTAACTAACTAAATTTCGATAATTATATAACTTCCCCTTTGGCTGTTTGGCATACACCCATTGTCTTTTCCCTTTCTTATTTAATGTTGCGAGTTGGTCTCGATACGTATTATC
It encodes:
- a CDS encoding c-type cytochrome, with translation MTKLRFIFIILSVFSVFSCTNTEKKSITTNKTISKQEMELGGQIFRAKCMNCHKINGEGLKRTYPPLAKSDYLKNNIEDAVRMVKFGSSEKIKVNGVTYQSYMPESGLSDEDLRLVFNYILNSWGNEYGNLDLETIKAIKKKR
- a CDS encoding sulfite exporter TauE/SafE family protein, with translation MIYLSALTLGLLGSFHCVGMCGPIALAIPLKTDSWFIRILGGLIYNLGRAVTYALMGAVFGLLGQGLVMSGFQQWVSIIMGAIMIVSVLAPNLYKNRFDTEKSVFGFVGKVKVGLRKLFTQSSHFSLFLIGLLNGLLPCGLVYFAIAGAIATGSFYSGSLFMFVFGLGTIPMLLAVSLIGNLITVELRKKLTRVIPYAIVFIGILFILRGLSLGIPYLSPPEKAMTIPVEQAEETVPSCCH
- a CDS encoding FixH family protein, which translates into the protein MKKLSWGSKLAMFISVYVIGILCFVGFSTTQDINLVSKDYYPQEMKYQAQIDKIKNAQALKDKVVISQNAGMIKVQFPENMRTDVMGSVIFYRPSNSDHDLRSDINLDASGLQEFNADRLIKGRYAVKIDWTHQNKAYYQEEAIYLSK
- a CDS encoding SEC-C metal-binding domain-containing protein, yielding MNFLDAVLSLFRSDTENFYYVKIERNEKCYCNSGKKYKSCHFPKHYKSSKRAVRKISEITGEETFQILSVKQIRKNHELFKPSVIQT
- the ccoG gene encoding cytochrome c oxidase accessory protein CcoG, translated to MPNLNSDNTYRDQLATLNKKGKRQWVYAKQPKGKLYNYRNLVSYFLLTILFVTPFIKLNGDPLILLNVIERKFILLGVHFWPQDFHIFLFSMITLFVFIVLFTVSYGRIWCGWACPQTVFLEFIFRRIEYLIEGTPQQQRKLNAQSMNPEKFIKKTSKHTLFYLICLAISSTFLSYIRGVDFVIDLWHTPSSNSILFIALLFFSTVMYLVFSRLREQVCAMICPYGRLQGVLLDSNTIVVAYDYKRGEERAPLEAGEDREAENKGDCIDCYDCVDVCPTGIDVRDGTQLECINCTACIDACNSVMAWQGKPKGLIRFDSEKNIAEGIKKKWPARKIAYTSVLAVLLCVVVGLFASRSDLEAIILRTPGLMYQEPSEGIISNMYSFKIVNKTTEDLPVEFKILGGEGEIQIIGETFNAAASSIHEGTFFAKFPKKSVLTDKTHIQVGVYAKDRLIEKVDLTFVGPN
- a CDS encoding SCO family protein; the encoded protein is MKLSLLLFFACFLHLQILFGQDVEKKVEVGIIEHLDEFVPSDIQLMNENGEMVNLKDQIDKPTALIFVYFRCPGICTPLMDGIADVIQKLDMKLGEDYQVFTIGFDPREKIDLAIKKKKNYQSLITNQNTEDGWRFFTSDSANIAKVTEALGFKYIKAGTDFTHAAAVIVLSPNGKITRYLNGTYFLPFEFKLALIEASKGHSAPTMNKILQFCYSYDPVGKAYVLNVTRLGGTLILSLGLVVFLILIIRKPRKRNYPKN